Proteins from a single region of Candidatus Obscuribacterales bacterium:
- the aroA gene encoding 3-phosphoshikimate 1-carboxyvinyltransferase, which yields MLKPTGKLLGELKVPGDKSITHRAFIFAAFTKGISEVDNLSPAADCYSTIECMRMLGLDIQLSDAEGQSVKALVKSPGHTALHPAQLGLFAGNSGTTIRLLSGLLAGQPFKAKLDGDESLRSRPMKRVIEPLNSMNVCVAWLGKEGHAPFVIEGAPSNNLELKAHKFKLQVASAQVQTALLLAGLQADGKTTVELPAPVRDHTVRLFRHIGVPMLVDEPLTTAVQKLDEPLPPFKLNVVADISSATFFMVASALLPGSDIKLLSVGVNKGRRLVIDVLKEMGADIQLENEMEYDGEPVADVVVRYNGRLRGVTIDGGNIAAGIDEIPALSLLGCLADGKFVVSGASELRVKESDRLSAMVANLKAAGANINEKPDGYEIEGHKHLRGASIWQTFGDHRLAMTGLIANLICQEPLAIDDTLCVAVSYPTFIEDLNRLLIV from the coding sequence ATGCTTAAGCCAACGGGAAAACTTTTAGGTGAATTGAAAGTGCCGGGTGACAAGTCGATCACCCATCGGGCATTCATTTTCGCCGCCTTTACAAAAGGAATTAGCGAGGTCGACAACCTCTCGCCTGCTGCCGACTGCTATTCGACCATTGAGTGCATGCGCATGCTGGGCTTGGATATCCAATTGTCAGATGCTGAGGGTCAAAGCGTTAAAGCCCTGGTCAAGAGTCCGGGACACACTGCCTTACATCCTGCGCAACTAGGACTATTTGCCGGCAACAGCGGCACAACGATAAGACTTTTAAGTGGGCTACTTGCAGGTCAACCTTTCAAGGCGAAACTAGACGGCGATGAGTCCTTGCGCTCGCGCCCGATGAAAAGAGTTATCGAACCCCTCAATTCTATGAATGTTTGCGTGGCATGGCTCGGCAAAGAAGGTCACGCGCCTTTTGTAATTGAGGGCGCGCCGTCTAATAATCTCGAACTCAAAGCCCACAAGTTCAAATTGCAAGTTGCTTCCGCACAAGTGCAGACAGCACTTCTCCTTGCCGGGTTGCAAGCCGATGGAAAAACAACAGTCGAGTTGCCTGCGCCGGTTCGCGATCACACAGTGCGCCTTTTCCGTCACATCGGCGTGCCCATGCTTGTCGACGAGCCGCTCACAACAGCAGTGCAAAAGTTGGACGAACCCTTGCCGCCGTTTAAGTTAAATGTCGTCGCTGATATATCCTCGGCTACTTTCTTTATGGTCGCTTCCGCGCTTTTGCCTGGCTCTGACATCAAGTTGCTCAGCGTCGGCGTCAACAAAGGACGCCGCCTGGTAATAGACGTCCTCAAAGAGATGGGCGCCGATATCCAGTTGGAAAATGAAATGGAATACGACGGCGAGCCTGTAGCCGACGTGGTCGTCCGTTACAACGGGCGCCTGCGCGGTGTCACCATTGACGGTGGCAACATCGCCGCCGGCATCGATGAAATTCCCGCGCTTTCATTGCTCGGCTGTTTGGCCGACGGCAAGTTTGTCGTTAGCGGAGCTAGCGAACTCCGGGTCAAAGAAAGCGATAGATTGTCGGCAATGGTTGCCAACTTGAAAGCCGCTGGAGCGAATATAAATGAAAAGCCCGATGGCTATGAAATTGAAGGTCATAAACATTTAAGGGGCGCCAGTATTTGGCAAACGTTTGGGGATCACCGCTTGGCAATGACCGGTTTGATAGCTAATCTGATTTGCCAAGAGCCATTAGCCATCGATGACACCTTATGCGTTGCAGTTTCCTACCCAACATTCATTGAGGATCTCAATAGACTGTTAATCGTGTGA